The DNA window TAGTGAGGTAAAACGTGTGGCGGTGGGAGGGGCGGAGACTTAAAGGGAGCAGACAAGCAATCCAGCATAGCACTTTCACTTTGAGCGGACTGAGGATACACAGTGTGGccagagggagagatagagaagaGGAGGCCAGTGTCTCTCCCGCTTTATCCATTAACCAGTTTCGAGGGAGTGGGGAGTGATTCAAATTAGGCTGTTCAGGAAGCTTCTAGGTCAGTAGTGAAAGGGAGAaagggaaagggaaagagatatagtaaaaacaaaaaaagctttcATGCAGCCACACAGGCTTAAGTGGGAAAATCCAAAGTGAGAGAGCAGGATGGCGTGAGAGGATAAATAAGGCATTTTTTGGAAAGTACAAAAGGGACTCAAATGGAAGGAATGTAAAAGGGATGTCAGCAAGAAGACTAAATATCAAGCCGTGAAGGAGAAGACACAGCAGAGTACTCTGTGTCAAAGACCTCAAGAAACCACAGAGGAGGAAACTTTGCCTTTCCCAGACTGACACAGAAACCCGCTTGCAGAGTGATTGCCGTCAACAAGAGAAATGGAGAAGTGTCCATTCTTAGAAAGATAAAAAGGATGTCACTGCCAGGTGAGGAACAAGAATTAAGAGCATGTTAATTCTTTTtgcaaactttatttttaaagtctgtaggaaaataatggaaaatataACAGGTCGAGTTTAATCGGTGAATTGAAACTGATTTGCTGTGTCACTTTGTGTGGCAAAATAACATTTCCGGTGTCTTAATTCAATTAGAGCTGTTGCAACAACAGaccatgtttcatgtttttctgcaaaataGCTAATTGAGGCAGGAAATGATGTAATGTTTCTTAGTGGGTATGCAGTTTGAACAAGCTACAAACCACAGAAAGTTTCCAGCAATTATCTGAAtgtgttctgtctctttccttcttACTCATGCCTCAAACAGTTTTGCTGTTGCTATCACTCTTGACTGTCCAATGTGGTGGATGTGACTTTGACTGGGAAGGtgtgaaaaacataaaaacgaCTATCGACTCTAATCCATCTGGATTTGTAAGTTAACATTTTTTGACTTTGTTTAGGATTTGATGTGTTTCTAAAGTGAAAACCATCCTCTCTGTTGGAACAATATTTGTTCTTACCAAATGTATTTACTATGCTTTAAAGAATACAATCACTTGTTATTGACTGTCTTCAGTTAGTTGGTATAAACTATACTATAGTTCAGTATAGTGATCATTACAGTAAAAATGCTAACTTATTTCATCATCTGTGGGTTTattctcatctttttctttgcttttgtcTTCTCTTCCAGCGGACAGTATTTCCTAAAGATTACTATGTAGTGCACCACTACACAAAAAGCATGCTCTGTAACACTGATGAGGTGAGTTCCTTATCAGATAAAAAGGGGAAGTGAGGTTTGATGTGCAATAAATAAGTCATACATCAGATTTGTCCTGAAagacttttttgtttctttaacagGATAATCATTAGCTTTTGCCTAATCTTCAGCTACTGTAACTGGCCTTGTAAATGCTTGGTTTAGCAAAAGATTGTTGTACCACGTAGCCAGGAGTCTCGCTTGTAATTGAGCAATTGATGTGGTTCTTGTGGTGATTCGTCTCGTGTTTTGCAAGCTAAACCTAACTTTGGGGATGTTGTGTTGCTCTACCCTTCCCTGCAGTGTTGTGTGTTCCCTGCTGCGATAGTCCTCCTGGATTCCTGGCATGTGCTTCTCAGAAACCTCTGGGATGAGCACCTAAATCACTCCTTAATCCTCGATCTCAAACTGACACTggataaaattataaaaaggaacaaaaatacAGAGGTAGGGTTTTCTTGCAAATATACCTTGCAATAATGGCTTATTATTTGTCTTGCTTTACTCTGGTAAAGAAAGTTTAACTTTAAAATACATCCCTTGAATGCAAAAAAGGCCACAACTTATCTTTGGTTATTTGACATGTGGTTGGTCAATTCAAGTTTCAAACATGAATTTATGTAAAAGTTCTGTAATAAGAGTTGTGCTCCTGAAAGCTTCTTACCTTCGACTGTAAATCTTTATTTGTTCCTTGTTTCCTTGTCACAGAGGTTCCAGGAGGAGACGGACCTGGCCCAATTCTCCACATTATCCTCCTCTCCTGAAGAACTCCTCAAGCTAACGTCAGAACTTTTCGCTCGATGGCTCAATGTTGGGTGCTTACCTTCTATAGAAACTTGTACCCTGCCCACTTTTCCCTCCTCTGTGGAGAGGAAGGACTACAGTCCATCAAGGGCCAGACTCTTAACCACCCGAGCTATCAGCAGTGTGGAGGAAGGACAGCCTGACAAGATGATAGACATTACACAGCCGCTGTCCAATGGCGGCCCTCCATCCCTATCGTATTACGCTTCTGTCTGGAGCCCCTTGCTATTCAGACTCTACTGGTGGCTGTTGCCATAGTTACTAAAAAAGGATCTTTTTGATaatgcacacaaaatgcaaGACATTTCCTGGCactgaatgtttgttttcttatatttgtgtctttgtgttttaatgcagtaAGCTTTGTTAATATGAAGTGACATGCACAGGTTGCATTTAAGTCCAAAGTTAGTTCACATAGCTAAGTTCACTGTCCAACAATGTTCTTAACAACTGATATCACACATATAAACGTATAGCCATCCTCTCTAGAGCAAGCCACAAGCTCCAGCTAGCTATGCTCTTTATGCTAACAAGAGATAAATGCTGAGCAAGCCAATGCACATAAGCCATTGTCTATTGATGTGGAATTCATCACTGTTTACAATGaatgttatgtaaatgtaagaTATTACAGTCTATGGACGTTTACTTTTGTACATAGTTGTAAATTAAAGCCATTTagatatatactttttttttggtttaacttaccataatatataatataccaAGAGTTGTAAGTTATATTTATTGTGGTCTTGTGCTGTTTGTCATCGGTGATGGAAAGTAACctaagtacatttaatcaagtactgtacttaagtaggctacaattttgagatacttgtacatactttatttaagtatttccattttatgctccttgctatttctactccactacatttcagagggaaatattgtacttttaacgccactacatttatctgacagctcgTTACTTTACAGATATGATGCAtagttataaattaaactacccacaACAAACCTGATAGAATTATAATAGTTTAAGAATCACAGAGACTATTTTTATGCattaattacttttacttttgatacttactttaagtacattttactaaCAATACTTGCATACTTTTTACTTCAGTAtacttttgaatgcagaacGTTCACTTGTAAAagagtatgtttacattgtggtaCTGCTATTTTTGCTTAAGTTAAAGATCTGAGTATTTCCTCCCCTACTGTTTTAGAGAGATAGCCTAATATTTTGCTTATGATTTTGCATTCCAGCAACAGGACACAGAGTTTGAGGTGATAATAATGTGAGCTCAATCATTACTACCGGCTGTTTTTAAAGAGTCATTCCCAATGTACAAATCCTTTACAATTACTTTGTAACTGATAAAACCCTGGAAGATGAGTTGCAGATGAGAGAGGAATGCGCTCTGGATGGAAGAAGGCTCCAGAGAGTTTCTGACTTCTGTCAAGATCTACACGAGAAACAAAAGTGCACCATTTGGTGCTCGCGCTTGCCCCTGCttgtacacacccacacatgtaATGTGCACCATTGTCCTCAAAGAATCCTCCTTGTAATTTCATAATCCTTAAAAAAACAGAGGTATTTTGCCTGGGCCACTATGGGAACAGACTTTTGGCTTGCACCTCAAGTTTTCACTGATGTCCACTGAATTCAGGTCATAATTTGGAAGAATGGGACAAACGTAACAAAGCACAAATGCAAATTACAAAAGAATTAGATCATCATACTGCTAGACCTGCTGCTGGACTGTGGATGGTACTTTTTTGTGGACAGTGCACATTTCCAAGTACCTGTTACTGGCAAATACTAGGGACTACAATTTAGGggcaaatattgtaatttttactccactacatttatttgataactttagttactacttactttacagattcagattaataacacaaaatataatcaacaaataaataatgatatatCATTATAGATAAGACATTATTGAACCCCAGaaggaaattcacaagctacccagcaagtgatgaacacattaatgcatcaataattataatccaacaatatagtaaacattattctgaaatgatcCATTCTGCATTATGAGCACTGTTACTTTTGatagtttaattatttttaccCCAGTGGTGTCAGTACCAGGTTGTGCTATTGCAGGTCTTACACATTTTGCATTTACTTGAAATAAATGCAATTATCTGACTCACTCAGAGCATGTGGGGGATCTTAAACAAATGTTCTCCAGGGAGGGGGAGACGACCCCGAAAATTCACTTAACTGTCATAACATCAGGCCGAATTAACATTTATCTTGAAGCATCGTAGTTTGGGCAACTTCCGAGGAGGCAAATATTTGCAAGTCTGATTTTGTTCCTGGCAGCAGGGGGCCAAGCGCCAGAGAAGCCAGCTGAATTCCCGTAAATGaggggagagcgagagaggcaGCAGGGGAGGGGTGACAGCTCAGGGAGCTTAAACCACGTGGCCGCTCCACATACCGGAAGTAAGCAAACTCTGGCCTCTGCCAAGATGTCTGCGCCCGATGAGGACACGTTTGCCGAGGAAGGAGGCGAGATGGAGGAGATGGACGAAGCGGGCAGCGATGATGATGAAGGAgtagagatggaggaggaaggagcGGATGGAGTGGGGGAGAAAAAAGTGTACGTCCCCGGGATCGAGCCGCTGAAGCCCGGAGAGGAGCTGGAGATGGACCGATCCGCGTACCGCATGTACCACGAGTGCCAAACAGGCAAGTTGAAGCAGCTAAATTTAGCCATTGCTGGCATCTCTTTATAACTGTCGTTTTCATGCAGGACATGCAGTATGAATTCAGCATTATTGTGTCGTTTGTGTTCAGGTGCGCCATGTCTGAGCTTTGACATCCTGAGAGATGGAGACGGAGACGGCAGGGAGCAGTTTCCTCTGTCCATGCTGCTCTGTGCGGGCACACAGGCGGACACAGCTCTGAGCAACAGGTACAAACCTCCTGGCAACATAAACTTCATAAACACTGTGTGTTCAAGCTTGTTTCTGTTATTACCTAAGATGAATTGAACTTAAACCAAAGCACCATGGCTTTTGAGATCATAATTACAGTGTCGCTTCACCAAGAAGGTATTGAAAATGGTATCCAGGCAACAGGAGTAGAAGAAGTATTTAATCAGTTGTGAAAAGTAACTTATGTACCCATGTACTGTACTTAGTGCGGTgtttaggtacttgtactttacttcagtatttacattttctgctacttaTATCTCCAGtacatttaagtaatttttttactccactaacTTTAcgcagattaataatacaaaatataatcaacacaaatgtattattataggttaagatatAAGTCTTTATTGATCCTCTGGGgtaaattcacaagctacccagcacttttactttctacttttacttttggaacttttaagtatattttgatgctaatgcttttgtgcttttacttaagtaaaatttagaatgcagggcttttatttgtattagtattattacactgtggtattgttacttaagtaaaagatctgagtacttcttccaccactgggtttaattaacaattttaactgtaacagaaaaaactgagcacacacaaatgaaacaaataaaaaggtacaaatgtaaaacattaatggcacataaaaaataacaacacagtTAACACAAttataaacatacacatttaaatCATTTGACAATGTTGTCCACAATGTTTATTAAGAGATGGCACGtctttaaagctttttttttttttttttttttttgagactCTACAAACATCTGGCTTTGTAAATATGATGTTTGCCCGAGAGAGACAGCAATTTGATTGTTGTTAGACTCCACATTCAAAAAGAACTTTCTGTAATAGGGACCAAAACATTAGAATTCTCCCTAATGAAAAAGGCAATTTTAGTCCAAAATGTAACTGTTTATGCAGAAGGAACATAAAGGGGACACCAGGTCTAGAATTGTGTATCAATCATTGCACGGATAGTATCAACATTCATATTACGTCCACATCATATGGGGTTGGTGAtagagatggggaaaaaaactccCATTGTTAACGACTTCATTCATGTCATCAAAATGGTTTGTTAAATTGGCCGCGTGAGGattaaaatactgtgcattgacaatTTAACATCATAACCATCAAATTTGTCTTCGGCTGATGTGTGGCGTCTATATTGCGTGTGATATATACTGCCCATCTTCCCTGGAGGAGAGGTCtattagacaaattaaatgaaaacacctgtgtgggtctGCAAGGCCTTTAGCAATTTAGCAAGTAGCAATATCACACTATAAAATAATTCATtataaataaaagtcctgcgtACAAAATAGTAAAAGTGTATCTGGAATGTAGTGAAACAGAAGTATAAAGATGCAGAAAGTAGAAATACTTCAGTCCAATTACCCCAAAATTGCATtaacagtacttgagtaaacacAGGTGTGCTGGGCTTTTATAATTAGTTATTCTAGTTCCTAGATGGGTTTTGATAATTagacacacactgtttaattagTTAGTtgaattgattattaattaattggtTGTTAATTATTCTGTCACAGCTAAACGGCTTGGCTTGATTTCTCTGTCATGAGCTTACATCTATCTCAGACTGCTAACACCGACATCTTTGTCGGTGACACATTCATTGGAAATCTTTAACATTGTAATGGGACTGTTGGTTACTGTCTGGTTAAGGGCAGATAAACTGAAAAGTCCAACGAAAACCAGTTAAGCccacatgtttaaaaaacataGACATTATAGCATCAACACTCAGTTCCCTTGTAGCCTATcccatttttttaataattgtagGGTATTAACAATACTAATAACTcataaatagtaataaataataagttattttctttttatttgattttaagtGCAGAACAAGTTTGTTTAAACAATTATCACTGTTTTTGAAGTGTAAGCGCCGAGACACAATTcatacaattttttattttttgtttgtttcagttttggaTTTTATATGATTTTGTTTCATACTAAAGCTCAGCACTTGAATACAGATAAGAAATGAGGTTAGAGACTTATCTCTTAAGTAGTTTGCTATCTTCTGTGTactctaaaataaaaactttacagGCTATATACCACTCTGAAATAATGTGGTGACAGTCTCgtgtaatttgttttaaatgcatCATTTTACTTACTTGCAGACTTCTCGTCATACGCATGCATAACCTTCAtggaacagagaaagagaaagagggggaggaaagtAGTGATGAAGAAAGTgatgacgaggaggaggaggatgaagataaGAAGCCACAGATGGAACTGGCCATGATGCCTCACTATGGGGGGATTAACAGAGTCAGAGTATGTTGTGTGTCATTCTCTAGGCGTGTATATGAACTAGGCCATTATGTCTCCCGTGTCAGAAACTTTACTTGTCTAAGTTTCCTAATTACTGATTTTGCTTCTTAATTTCCAGGTTACCCGACGTGGAGAGCGGTCGTTGGCTGCTGTCTGGTCAGAGAAGGGACAAGTAGAAATATTTGACCTCCAACCTCAGCTAGACGCTGTCCACAGTTCTGCTGCTATGGCAGCTTTCGTCAAACAGCAGAAGGAAGCCACAGCTCTCTTCAGTTTCACAGGACACATGACTGAAGGCTTTGCAATTGATTGGTCACCCACAGTACCTGGTAGGTGAGGCCTTTACCTGCAATGCAATTTgcagaagaaaaagacaaaatactcACAGCAGTCAGAACAGTCCTTGCGCAACTTAAAGTATAATtctcttatatatatatatatatatatatatatatatatatatatatatatatatataattcttCTCTCTCATTAACTCTGTTACCCGAACATCTGAGATTTCTGTGTAAGTTCCCAAGCTGTAACTTTTTGATGCCAGACACAAACAAATTGCATTGTCTTTATCACAACATCCATGTCTgcttgttgttttacagtttacaaaTGAAATGCTGTAGGGCCGGCAACTGTCAAGCTTTAGATGTCCAAACATCTTTAAACACTCCAatccagattttaaaaaattccTTTACTTGGCCCAACTTTCtaccaaatttcattgaaaCCTGGTTATTCTGCTAAATATgaaacaggcaaacaaacaggacccaaaacataacctccttagcaaaggtaaaaaaacattatagTGTGCTTTACAAAGGTCTGCAATAGTGGAATGGATACACACGTTGTAGTTATAGAGGCAAGAATGTGCACAgccacaaagaaaataaaattggaaCAAATTGGGTGGGGCAATTCAACCAAAAGctaaagtgttttgtttgtacttCATTATCAGGTCGTCTTGCCAGTGGAGACTGCAAAAAGAATATCCATGTGTGGGAGCCACGAGAGGGAGGAACTTCTTGGCAGATTGACCAACGACCTTTCAGCTCCCACAGCAAGTCTGTGGAGGATCTGCAATGGTCGCCCACTgaagctacagtatgtttgtaGGAAAATAGTGACGTAGTGGGTCAGACTGAGGTGATGCTGCTTTAGTGGGCAGCTCAGTGGCTCCATGTTAAGAACTGTCTGCTCACTGCAAGATCATCCTCTGTTCAAACCCCACAAGGGCCGACTGGGAAAATACGTGCATGCAAAGTATGTGCATATTGGGATTTGACATGCATGTTAGGTGTCCTCATTGCACCCTGACCATAGTGCtggcctccagagctgcagtaGCGGAGGATGAATTTCTCCACAGGGATTAATAATGTCAAACTGAGCTTACCAGCTCACCAGTGTTTTCCAGGTGTTTGAATGGAAGAACAGGGTGTGTTGAGGAACCTGAATGGTTGGAATGAATGAAACTATGCTGACTTTAAAGACCACCTGTTAACACTGTAGCTGTGTGATGTGCTATCACAGTGTTGTAACTAAGAAACAGACTCAAATATGCAAGTTATATGTCATAAGTCACCAAACTAGTTAGTGGTATGTGGGTGTGAATCCTACAGCCTAACGGTTGTTGTTACCTCTTTGCTTTGTGAGTGCACACTGTTTACCTCATTGCAGGCTCTTGGTGCAACCTAACTGGTGTTGACTGTAATTTCTCAATGCAGCAAGGATTGCAAAAAGCATTAAGCACAAATTATGAACACGGAAAACCCAACTCTCACGCACTCCTGAACActaaaaagaagtgaaaaaatGATTTGCAGTAGAGTTCCTTGTTTGGGAAGACCAAAGTCTAGTTTTGTATATATTTGATCTCAGGTTCAGATCTCAGGTTCAAATCTCAGAATCTGTGCTCTCTTGTTTGCCACAGGTTTTTGCATCTTGTTCGGTGGATCGGTCTATTCGTGTCTGGGATATCCGTGCCCCGCCCAATTCAATGCTTTCAGCCAATGACGCTCACTCATCAGACATCAATGTGATCAGTTGGAACAGGAGCGAACCATTCATCCTGTCAGGAGGGGACGATGGGCTTCTGAAAGTATGGGACCTACGACAGTTTAAGGTAAAAACCAAGcgcaaaatgtttcatttgaatatctGAAGTCAGTAACTTTATTAGTAAGCAAGATAGTTAAGTTGACAAGTTCACAGCTATGAGTTATTACTTATTAATGTATGACACAGATTGAAGATCTTACTGTCATCacaacaaagttacccaccattAGTGCTATTATTACATCATCAGAAACAACACCTTTAGAGTTTGGCAGCCCCACCTAACTAATAGCATTTGTTCTGACTTGTGCCTGTTATACAATAGAGTGTAATTACCGCAGTCACCTTCCTCCTAATATGagaatctattttaaatttgcCTTTAAAACAAACTAGACCATGTTAATTTCTTGTCGCGActtgtggggggggggaaaaagcagaaaatactcTATAAtgtttatatagcacttttcttaacaaggttacaaagtgcttcacagaaaaaacagcagataaaaacagaacaggTAAAAACAAAGGGATCATAAAACACCcagaaacattaaatattcatgaacCCTTTCTATAAAAGAAAGTTTCAAGAAGGGAtctaaaattataaaaattatGTAGCCTGTCTGATCTCAGTAGGCAGACCTTTGGTTACAAGTCGGGATCTAGGAATAACCCAGCAGAGCTGCATCCACTGATCTAAGGGAACGCCCAGGCACATATGGAGTCAATAAATCCTTGATATAATTTTGAGCAAGGCCATTTAAGGCTTTAAAAATTAtcaatagaattttaaaatcaatacggAACATAACGCGCAGCCAGTGTTACGTTGGCTAGCACAGgaaaaatgtgttcatatttCTTGGTTCCTGTTAATTTATAAATCATTGTTCGTTTAGGGTTGATACTTTTGAAGCCTGATACAGTGCAGGACAAATAGCCATCACACCTAAGTGCTCTTGTTCCACTACCTGCAGACTGGGCGGCCTGTGGCGAACTTCAAGCAGCACAGCGCTCCCGTCACATCCGTGGAGTGGAGCCCCGTGGACTCAAGCGTGTTCGCTGCCTCAGGAGCGGACGACGTCGTCAGCCAGTGGGATCTGTCTGTGGAGTCATGTGATGTGGGTGCCAGGGTGGAGGGGGTGAAGGACTTACCCCCTCAACTACTGTTCCTGCACCAGGGTCAGTCAGAGATCAAGGAGATCCACTGGCACCCACAGATACCTGGTGTCATGATCTCCACGGCTCTGTCAGGATTCAATGTGTTCAGGACAATATccgtgtagtgtgtgtgtgtgtgtgtgtgtttgagagagagatgattTTTGCATTTACATGAGTAGTACACatttaatgtgtatgtgtaatgaGCTGCAAACCCCAATATGTTTAATAATGTACATAACTCAGCTGTGTAGGTAATAATTCTACTtcttttttgacatttactgGCCAACATAGGCGCCATATGGTGTTATAGCCTTTACTGTTGAACTTTCAGTCTGTATGTTTTACAGATGTGTGAACTATTTTAGGCATTCCCTATTGCATGcttaaaataaactgtttaaaacCATAGTTCTTTTTTcttgaattaatatttttaaagattGAGTAAtctgctttgtgtttcttttacttATAATGAAGGAAAGCACAGAAAGCACTTTATTCACTTTCAGGAAGTGGTTATAAGTCAGGGCCTAAGGATCTTCGGAGTCACACTGAATACTTTACTTTTTGCTCCAGTTTTGCCCTGGAGTCCTTTCCAAACAAAATAAGAGTCAAAGCCAAGACTGGTGGATATTTTAAAATCCcaata is part of the Siniperca chuatsi isolate FFG_IHB_CAS linkage group LG9, ASM2008510v1, whole genome shotgun sequence genome and encodes:
- the grwd1 gene encoding glutamate-rich WD repeat-containing protein 1, with protein sequence MRGERERQQGRGDSSGSLNHVAAPHTGSKQTLASAKMSAPDEDTFAEEGGEMEEMDEAGSDDDEGVEMEEEGADGVGEKKVYVPGIEPLKPGEELEMDRSAYRMYHECQTGAPCLSFDILRDGDGDGREQFPLSMLLCAGTQADTALSNRLLVIRMHNLHGTEKEKEGEESSDEESDDEEEEDEDKKPQMELAMMPHYGGINRVRVTRRGERSLAAVWSEKGQVEIFDLQPQLDAVHSSAAMAAFVKQQKEATALFSFTGHMTEGFAIDWSPTVPGRLASGDCKKNIHVWEPREGGTSWQIDQRPFSSHSKSVEDLQWSPTEATVFASCSVDRSIRVWDIRAPPNSMLSANDAHSSDINVISWNRSEPFILSGGDDGLLKVWDLRQFKTGRPVANFKQHSAPVTSVEWSPVDSSVFAASGADDVVSQWDLSVESCDVGARVEGVKDLPPQLLFLHQGQSEIKEIHWHPQIPGVMISTALSGFNVFRTISV
- the zgc:174888 gene encoding uncharacterized protein zgc:174888; this translates as MSLPVLLLLSLLTVQCGGCDFDWEGVKNIKTTIDSNPSGFRTVFPKDYYVVHHYTKSMLCNTDECCVFPAAIVLLDSWHVLLRNLWDEHLNHSLILDLKLTLDKIIKRNKNTERFQEETDLAQFSTLSSSPEELLKLTSELFARWLNVGCLPSIETCTLPTFPSSVERKDYSPSRARLLTTRAISSVEEGQPDKMIDITQPLSNGGPPSLSYYASVWSPLLFRLYWWLLP